acgAACTCTAATACCATGACTCTGTTGCGAAATGAGCTCTGTTTCCTTCCACAGTTGCTCCCGTTCTCTTTGAATCTCCTCGTACTTTTTCCGCACCTGTTTCTGTCCCTCTGCAATGCTCTTTTGATCCACGTTGATCTCCAGCATCTCTGACTTTAGCCGTGCTATGCATTCCTTTATTTTCCTAATCCCTACTCTCTTATTCTGCTTttgccaagaaaaaaaaatcaatcatcgTGTTAGAAATTAATTTGCACATCAAACTAAGAGATCGAATTGGCACTTACCGATTGCCTTCTGTTCAGAAATCGTTTGGGCTTTTTGCGGACAATATTTCTGGGACTTCTCTTGCACACCCAATTTCGTCCACTCTTAATTCTTGAAGAAGAACGTGGACACCGACGCGATAGCAAGAGCTTCATGTTTTTACTCTGTAAATGAACTATCAGCGgctttgaaatttgaagatgGATCCCATATTTATAGCCACCCAAGTTTTGAAAAGTAAAGAAGTAATGTACGATAAAGCCAATGAAATTAAGTCGGTTTCTTAGAAACTTACAGAGTAAAAAAGAATTACGGTGAGGTCATAATGATGATGTGTGAAGGAAGTGAAGTTGCTTATTGGTTAAACAACTACGTGCGGTGTCGCGCGAGGTGGAAAGTGAATCGCGCGATTCTGTGCTACCGACCAGTCGACACGATACGTTAGTGGACAATTTACACTTGCGAATTTGTTGGGCTGTCTATTATTTTAACAACGCGTGGAGAAAGATTCTACAACATCGCATATGTCCAGGTGACAGCTATAAAATATGTTGaccaaatattgagataataaataataattttgaaaCTATCCCACCAAAAGGAAAAGTCACAAAAACATGTACATGCTCCTACATTTGTTgtgttatttctttttcttttataacaaaataaatagtTGGGAACTTTGGCAAATTAGGTTTCTAGAGTTGAACGACCAACGGATTGGCCAACAATTTCTTGGAAAGTTTACAAACAAGTTTGAGGGAAATATGAGGTTTAACTAAGGACAtaattgtttcatttttcacAACCCACATTGGCTAGACAAATGTCTACTGATTTGACCTCTATTTTGACATTTCAATGACCTTTAATTAGGTTGTTTTAGCACTCaactaatgtattttattgtgttttagtttagttttacATTTAAAAGTGTTTCCCTTTGGTTTTGTACGAATCGGACTTAATTCGGACAAGTTACAACACTTTTTGTGCAGGGCAACAGgaaggtgtctggacacctccTCAAGATGTCCGGACACTTGCTTCATAAAATGAAATAGAGGCTAATCAAAAAGACCTGAAGAGTTTTTAAGGGTTTTTTCGGGTATTCTTCatttgtaaccaatggggattgATCTTGTAAGGTTACTTAGGTATTTTCATAAACAAATATGTTGTTTTAACCCTAAGAACATGTCATTTGTAAGGGGGTCTCCTTTTGGGGGAGTAGCCTCCATCCCATTCTCTCTCTTAGGTTATTATATACTCTCTAGTTTTTGTtaagctttctcttgattttgctaTAAACACTagttttgatcaataaaattggttGTTTATCTTCAATATTATGAGTGGCTAGGTTTGatttctagtttctaatcctGAAGCGTGGATGCAAAGTTTTGATTGCTTGAGGTATGCTTAAAGAGTCGTAGTTTCGATCTCTCTTTcgattttgtgatagttatgTATGAGTGCAAGAGAAGAACATGTTTTATTGTGTTTCTTAGACTCGGAGTGTGAATCCGGTTCGACAACAAAGCTAAGCctcaagggggaacattaatacATAAGAATTGGTGTGTTGTGTAGTAGAGGAACTTGATTTAACATGCTTGATTAGGAATTGTTAATacccaatgcatgatttccccAATTGATTGAGTTAAATTGCATAACCATTAATTGTctgtattgatgatgggattttatggaatttacggaatatgcatgggagagttatggttaattggtctttgagtgtgaaactagggtgccaGAAAAGctgagccccaagggggaacattaatccataagacTAGGTGCCTACCCCTTTGTGTTCATCTTAGACCAAGAGGCCCGATGGCCTCTATGTAGGAATCGAAGTCTTCATGCCcaatttcctttgcatatgcatagttaatggTATCgaacaatgcattgtgtatggttgtgcgtGTTTGTAACTGTACCTTGAGCATAAGAAATGAGTATCCATTGGGAAGGATTAGAGGCtagatgtttttaattaattgttgtcTTCACTCTTGTTTTAGTTTGGATACATGTTCACATGCTTGTCGAGTCATTCAacctccttttacttttcttgcattTTATTTGCTATTCTTTGCGTTTAGCTCTTtagttagttgtttgcattcatccacCAAAATTTACATTTTGCTTCCTTGTGGATTCGACTACGGACTCCCATATTTTATTAGTTGCCGACTATTCTACACTTGGAATAAGTACACACACGCACTATTTTAGTTACCGAGTGATTTATATGAGTAAGCACATTTCCATACAATCAACTAGGTATTTTCCAAAGTGGGTTGGGTTTCGGTCAGTTTGTTAGACTTGGGAGGAACAAACTCATGCGGGTCCGATATATCCATGAGAATCGACAAACCCATAGTAGACAATAGGGTTGGTTGTATGGGGTGGGATTTCGGACACTAGAAGAGAAAGATTCAAACTTGTGACCAATAAGTTAGAGTGATGAAAACTCAACCATCAAATCGATGATAGCTCTCATTTCAACAATTAGTTAATTAGTTAGCCTTATTCCTAGGGTAATATATTTGTTCACTAATAAGAGCAACTACAATGGTGTGGTTTTGTTAGAAACactaaaaaaaacccataatgcaaataaaagaaacagtcaaaaaaagttaaaatatgaataacatgaaacaaaaaaatatcgtaCCATAGACAACCTATTTAAAGTGACGAAACTATGACAAGTCCAGTGGAACAAACCTTTTAATCGCAGCTGTTGTTTCTAACCAAACACTGAGATGAGAAACATAAACACTTCTCTCTCCTTCCCATCTCTTTGTCCCCGTTTATGGCAGGTGATGGTGCTTACCTTCGACAGCAGCTTAGGTGGCCAGATTGGGGTGCTTATTCCTTGCGGTAGTCAGCACTTTTCGTGCTTGATTCTGGTCAGAATACGAAACGTCGATGGCCAAGACTTATAGGATTTTGATCATTGTGGTCCGAGCTTCAATTTGGTTGGTCAGTTGTCAGGAAACTATAGCCAACTAAAACTAGAAGACGAGAAGGAGAGAAAACGGTATCGTATGTGGTTCATAGATATTCTCATGTACAAGTGTCCGTGTAAGAGAACTTCacgaattatatatattatatatttggtAAAACttgaaatttgtatttttgttggcaTTTTCATGTATTACGCAGCTCCCGACTAGTTTCACTAGTAAGAGCTACCATAATGGTATAATGATATTGGGGACACAAATTATATTGGGGGACGTGTTTTGATGAAGTGGccgaaaatgagaatgaaatgttacatgcatttttacttaaaatacaaaaacatgaatgttTTCGTTGGCAAAATTTGGTTGCCTTCTTCATCACCATCTCGAATACTTGGCATATATATCAAACTCGTGTATATCTATGaaaaaaggaggagaagaaagcGAAAGAGGACTCATTTTACAATAGAAGGTCGTTTATTTGTTAATGTATGTGTTGTCAACAAAAAGTgacccaaggtgatgatgatttgcaggtgtgccaagacttatagtttcctacactaatttgaatgaaatgcaccaaatataaataagacttctatctggacaattgaacgaactatcttggaacctcaatagttctaggttccccaactccactgaagtgcgctttgttgagattgaaatgaagaagaataaatagacaccaagaacaatttacacaacgatggttggcattgaaacttgacaaggaataaatacaagagaatttggaatgaacaacaaaatatttgctcaaaattgacaaggatttggaaagtaattGGAATGCtaaaatgctaggaagcttgaaagtgcttTTGGGCTTCAGTTTTTGTTGTCTatttgactgattgtttgtgtgtgtcCCTCTATCTATCTGTCTACCAGCTTTTATACTttctgtcttgcacgaaattctccctCCGTAAACCATGATCTTACTGCAGTTAACCcctcatttgtgccattttctATCAATTAGAAGtcattaccacctcttcataTCAATTTTTCCTTTACTTCTCTCATAAGCtaccacctggaccaccttgtagtaactgccacaacttcttcCATTTTACGTGGACCACTTCCAGCACACTTCTTCTTGGGCCATTTTTCTGgcaattgggcttctcttcctctccaatatGGGTTTACAGGTTCCACcaatccaaatcataatagaTTGCACCACTTCAAATCATAATAGGCTACACCATGGGCCTTGCACATGTTTTAAGCCCATTaagcccaacatatttttggtgccaacaattgcccccctagcttgaattcaactgttcaaagttggattaaACTGCTCAAATATTAgttactatcaaataaaatccatttaaaattcaaactcttctcttaccccatttaatttgatcagctgCTGCTTCTTAATCCCCTCATCCTACACGCCTGTTTACTTCCTGGTTTGTTTGAGAAATCCCTCGCCTTTTCCTCTTTCCTTCTTCTATTAATGGCTTCCTTCCTTCCAAATACTGCTCCTATTGACTCCCATCTTTCCACCAAAAAACTAACAAGCTTTTCATCACTCTTTCGTGAGGAACTCCTTGCCAACTGTGCAAATGAGCTACCGATATTAGAACGACATCGTTCCTGGCCCAAACCTCCTCTGGGATGGAGAGACTGGGTCAATCGACTTCGAACTACCTTTGGTGTACAATGGATGAAGCAAGGACTCAATCGATTTATTGATGTGACTCTTGAGCCAATTCCCTTTGACCCAGCTTTGATTTCAACGGCCTGCAGTTTCTGGTCTCGTTTGACAAATTCTTTTGCTTTCCCCggtggccatatgaccatcaTACTAAGGGATATGTACGCCCTAACTAGGTTGCCCATTACAGGTCCAGATACTCCCAACCTCTTTACTTCCGCCAGAATCATcgaggtaggagtaatggaggaaaataaaattttttcctACCAAGGTTTGAGCTCCACAAAACATCTTGGGGAACCTACCTTCAAAGAGCATGCTTTGTTCTTGTAGTTTCTACTCTGCAGGTATGTTTTCAGTACCTTTGCAAATCAACCTGTCAAAGATTATCTTCCCTTCGCATGCGCCCTAGCTGAAGGTCAAAATGTAGCTTTAGGGAGTATTTAGCTAGGCCGTATTTATCACTATCTTTCTTTgctcacctttgagaaaccctactaccatcatttttttggtagcctttggattcttcaaCCTTGGTTGTTTACTTATTTCCCTGCTTTACGTGATCCTGACTATCGACAACCTGCCAAATTCACTTCTTATGGGTAGTTTGTTTTAGCTTGCACTAGTGATAggtcttttgtagaaatcttcaatttcttcttgtccttgccTTCAAATcgacctgattctgaatatttcttGTTCACTGATACTTTGCGTAGTGgtcctttgatgccattgttatCTTCCAAAGTTACCATATCTATGGTGATGGACCATATCCTTCGTGATTTCTGGGCCAGTCTTGTTACACccaggtatctccatgaaggtgcTAACATTGATAACCCCATGAACCCTActtgtggctttgaggcctacaatcctcaaCTCTATGCTAGGCAGTTGAGTTATACTCAAAATATGGCTCTTAAACGTCTTTCCCATTACAACCCTCTTGGAGAAGAGAGGACCAGTATTCagtccagagaaaggattgagAACCAGGTGGCTGCAAATAATAATGCTTTGAGAAGATTTGTGTTTCAGTTGCTACCATCGTTTAGTCCTGGTTGTACTTCTGACTATCTATCTTGGAGGGAAAGGTATTACATAGGTCTGCTTCCACTTGATCCACTTCCTTATCTCAATACTGAATCTAAGGCAGACATTGCAGATGTTACACCTGGTATGTTTTCTTTACCTCTTTTTCTATTTGCTTGTTTGTCTATGTGATTCTGATCTGGTAACATACTGTGCAACTATCCCTGCTATTCCAATTTTCTTtagaaaattgaacattaaaagtGAGTCAATCTCCCCCAAGAAGAAGTCAAAAACCAATAGGAAGGTGGTGgctgtgagaagatctcaacAATCTTCTACTAGAATTAAAAAGATCACCCAATCCAGTTCAAAGCCTGTTACAATTTTaggagatgatgatagtgaagcttcttaggatgagagtgaaaagatttccacCAGCTATACAGGAGTTCCTCCATCAGATGAGCCAATTGTTACTACTAAGATTTCTAACCAACCTTTTGGCTCAgttactcctctctcttctcaggttgatgtctttcactttctttattttgctaccaCAAATAATTCTTTGATACTTATGACAGTACTTTATGCATgcaggcagcaacatcattCAAAGTACTTACCTCCATTATTCCAACCAATGTGGTAAATCCATTGGCAGGTCTGGACTTCTCCTTCCTAACTCCACCCCCTTTTGCTAGTAAAGTGCCAACTGGGGAAGAACTGCAGCATGCCACCAATAGGTTGGTCTAGCTTTTTAAGGAAAATTCTTCcagatgttcaagaagcagatggtaaggaagctttaaaGCATGTGAAGACTCTGTTGGCAGATCCTCAAATAACTCCCGAGAGTAAAAGTAGGCTCATTCGTCTGGAGCATaatttgcatcatctaccaaCTGCCTTTCATCAAGATTATTCTCTAGAGCAAGCTTTATCTAGAAAGTTGGAAGGTTTATCTAACGACCGAGCTGCTTATGAAACTTTACTTGCCAATTCTGAGCTGCTGAAGACCGTGGGATTCAAAAGCACATCATTGCtgctcaagaagaaattgaggctTTAGAACTCAAGATCCAAGGTTTGAAAGAGAAGATTTTATAGTAGTATGATGCAAGAAACCAGGtgcatgaaaaattccaagaCGCTCAGCAAAGCCTCAATACTCTGGGTTCTTCCATCAAGTCACGACTATCGGATGCTcaagcttggtcttcagatttACAGTTAACTCAAGCACGCCTTTAGGCACATCAGAATACCTGGTCGACTTTGAAGCATATATTAaattgatttttggattttggccattatttggccttgGTTGGTTTCTTAGAAATAATTTTACTGCCATCTGTATTGGTGTCTTTTATTTAGCTGGTACTTGAAtttggccattatttggccttaaCTTCGGATATTTCCTTTTTATAATTGCTAAccatttatttgcaatttcttttgtgtggcctgtggccatctaatatttttattcataataagCGGCCGCTAAGGCCAGCTCATAGTTGCGGCTAAAAAGCctgcttttatattttttttatatcattacagatgtagattcccaaatgcttgggaaatatggctttaagtatttgtcattgataaatctcttatgtggctgaccatctaggtctgtCAGCTaatatgcattgcctttgagaattctgtggtccttgaagggtccttcctagtttggagaccatttgcctAGCTCTCTgtccttgattcctggtggtaggttcaccttccacaccatttggccttcatggaacattttcttctttactttcttgttgaaggcctttgctatcttcttcttttggactatcatcctgttcaaagtctccatcctgctttcatccaattgttccagctccatgttcatAGCTTCTGAATATTCTTCGGTAGATAGatatgttggatcggatggcaccacaagagggggtgaattgtggacttaatcaaatttagactaagtcacctctttttatgtttcaattgagtttcaacCTAAGTGGAAGCAATTTAAAcaagttgaatataaatatagacaaagataatcacataaagcaaacttaataacaagaatcaagtcaaatgatcaaatatgaatatcacacaccaaaactggTTGTAATGAAGTACAAAATcatattcaacaaatgtatgcacaagcttgttTCTagcaccctagatgtccaatttcaagtatgcaattcaagcatgatatgctaaaatgaaatttctataaagtaaagagggcaaagagatttatagtggttcggcttaacccaagcctacttcCCTCCCCAAGTCACCCTTGGGAATTTGAAatactccactatggcttgttcaactgAGTCAAGTGGAACTCATACAACTagtgttttgaagccaaacaccaaaaatttacaatcagtgtggtttctagctctccacacaaactcttatcaacaatacacctcggtctcaccgagaacacaaatcaacaagttgaactctcaaataggctctttatggcaacCGGGTAGAGAagaagtttaagctcaaggtatggctctttgagtagctagatatggtaGTGTTTAGGTTCAAATAaggctcttaggtagctggatatggtatggtgaaaatctggacagctttgtagtattttagttgctagggtttgtggaccttaatatgtagcaactagcttgaatcaagtgatgaaggctcaaatgtatgaaatgaaagtttcagaatGGCCTTTTATGTTATGGAAATCatattgtgcaagcaagaaatggctcttgaggaaataataagaatcaggtaagaaaggctcaagagtaacaataaagctttgcttggctagtgtgtatgatttctcttcaaaataaagtatgtaatcaaggaatgaatgaatgaaagaatgaaagcttagaagatgaagaacacttgagagagagtgtaattttcggccaagtctatgcaccatggacaaagagttaatttttgtagaaattgtggagtgtaagctcatgaaatgagggccattggattagatatgaaaaatatggacccttggatcaatacAGATGTCAGAAGCCTTAAAGAAGTGtcaaaatgattacaacaagtctctctttgctgggaggaataatgaccattagatgaggaaggtttaaagatagTCATTGGATAAAATGTGTAGTGAAAAGGTTTAATCTTGggccaatggatcaaaaagatattttagaGGGAAGGATTGTGGGCCATTGGATGAGGAAgacctttgaaataaataaccttcctttgtctctttccaaagtgttTTTCCAGCAAACTATGTTTCTTTTATAGCAAAAgaggtcttgaaaatgtgaggcatttattgcatgtctcctcttgctttttggctttaaatatctattgttgacttgtagttCTTATTGgatccactaatccatttcatgtatccacttcatgtgccatgtcatcacgtccatgtcatctgccacgtcagtccgttgactttgactctgGCCAGAAAGTCAACTTTTCTTTAATTGGCTCCATTTTAGCTCCAATATGTTCTTTACATATTGTGACCATGgttgaccacgaaaatgactttcttaatcatgtttgaccatgataaagtcttcattacagttcggttaaggtcaccatgttgatacttggtcaacttgatcatcctacacacaattaaactcaagacatgctatgtaagccttgttagggcctcttgcaatgttagtccatatcagttcaataaatcaaattctcatgcattttgggtaggacatataggtctaagatttctcatgcacatcatggatcaaagttcaatcaatcatgcttttgtaatcactcaaacatatatattcaacaagatcatgttgtttcatgatcctcaaagatgagaccaccagctccataggtagtactgtatcatgcccataagtgagagcaaaaggGCTTATTGCAGTGTTTGTTCCCTTGGATATACGGTAGGCCCATAATGTCTCTGGTAGTATCTTATGTCATGCTTTGGGATTATCCTCAATAGTTTTCTACAAGATAGAGATGATTACCTTATTCGAAGCCTCTACCTGCCCATTGGCTTGAGCTtagtatggagtagatgtgagcaatttgactccataatcTTCTAGAAATGCTTTGACATCCCTTCCAGTGAACATCgtcccctggtcagttgtgatggtttctagaatgtcaaatctgaaaataaggtgttctttgatgaaatctaccacctTTGCTTGTTCGACCTTTTTTAGAGATATTGCATCTACCTACTTTGTGAAATAATCGGTAGCCACcaggataaaatgatgacccttagatgaggcaggaaagatttttccaatgatatcaagtgccCACCCTCCGAATgaccatggtttaatgataggctgcATATTCGCCTCTGGTGCTTTTTGAAGGTAACCAAAtttctggcattgttgacagctttttgcatatttaatgcaatctttcaggatGGTCGGCCAATAATAGCCGTGTCTCTtgatcaaccatctcatctttaGACCGGCTTGATATGCGCCACAGATACCTTcgtgtacctgttgcattattttcgtATTTTCACTAAAACTAGGGTAGcaaagtaacaaaccatcaacTCCTTTTCTAAAAAGTTCATCGTCGATCATTACCTAGCTCTGTGCCAACactttgacctttctggatactggatcattgggatatgtcagatggttaatgatatctctcctccaatcttccatctgatcgtcaagagctaggcattcaactACCATGCCTCTTTTTCTGATAGATTgatgagatcgtctttccatcgtgatgatttgttgtatcaaactttctggaagtattGAACCAGAAGCAAGTTGGGCCAATCcattggcctcatgattttgttctcgtggaatgtacttcaactccacctctTGGAAGtcatcaaggaattgcaaagcTGTACTGTATTATGGagccaatgtaaaactagcacatttgtattcttcAGCCAGctgttttagcaccaattgagaatctccaaccactagaatattttttacttttaattcaAGCAAGATCTCCAAGTCAATGAtcagtgcttcatattctgcctggttgttagtacaatcaaaatctaaattaaaagctaaggtggtttttgtacctcttgaggattgaatgactaccccagctccaaTAGCCATCTCAGTGCTAGACCCATAAAATTTTAGCACctattcaccttcatcttcaaagattggtgtagtgtgcgtatctatcatgccttgtaaaGTCTCCGGAATTTCCAGGCAtgggtggtcagcaaggaaatcaaCAAGTGattgccctttgactgcctgttgtggtctccatttgaaGTTGAATTctatcaaggccaatgaccatcgacctatccttcctgtcaACAATGGCTTGGTCAtcatgtgcttgatcaaatccatttttgagATCACATACaacttagtttgaagcaagtagtgccttaa
This sequence is a window from Tripterygium wilfordii isolate XIE 37 chromosome 8, ASM1340144v1, whole genome shotgun sequence. Protein-coding genes within it:
- the LOC120003462 gene encoding uncharacterized protein LOC120003462 isoform X2 — its product is MKLLLSRRCPRSSSRIKSGRNWVCKRSPRNIVRKKPKRFLNRRQSNKRVGIRKIKECIARLKSEMLEINVDQKSIAEGQKQVRKKYEEIQREREQLWKETELISQQSHGIRVRLNLIFEIMRARVESDSAKVAQLTLRLRNLIAKPKEQKEVLMPDGNNI
- the LOC120003462 gene encoding uncharacterized protein LOC120003462 isoform X1 → MKLLLSRRCPRSSSRIKSGRNWVCKRSPRNIVRKKPKRFLNRRQSQNKRVGIRKIKECIARLKSEMLEINVDQKSIAEGQKQVRKKYEEIQREREQLWKETELISQQSHGIRVRLNLIFEIMRARVESDSAKVAQLTLRLRNLIAKPKEQKEVLMPDGNNI